From one Magnolia sinica isolate HGM2019 chromosome 18, MsV1, whole genome shotgun sequence genomic stretch:
- the LOC131233934 gene encoding binding partner of ACD11 1 isoform X3, translating to MQSGNERSQIAYVTFKDSQGAETALLLSGATIVDLSVTIAPARDYQLPPAASAPPAAMESKAAGGAESAVQKAEDVVSSMLAKGFILGKDAVNKAKAFDEKHQFTSTATAKVASLDKKIGLSEKISIGTSVVNDKVREMDNKFQVSEKTKSAFAAAEEKVSSAGSAILKNRYVFTGASWVAGAFSKVAKAANDVGSKTKEKVVMAEEEHKRDTPDDYMPLHATESLHSTESPRVASGEHSSKPPPAQGLIL from the exons ATGCAAAG TGGGAATGAGCGGTCTCAAATTGCATACGTGACCTTCAAGGATTCACAAGGGGCAGAGACTGCGCTacttctctcg GGCGCAACAATAGTTGATCTGTCTGTGACCATAGCACCAGCTCGAGATTACCAGTTGCCGCCTgctgcttcagctccacccgcT GCAATGGAAAGCAAGGCTGCAGGCGGAGCCGAGTCTGCTGTCCAGAAGGCTGAGGATGTTGTCAGCAGCATGCTTGCCAAGGGCTTTATCCTCGGCAAAGATGCTGTGAACAAAGCCAAAGCTTTCGACGAGAAGCACCAGTTCACATCCACTGCCACTGCTAAGGTTGCCTCCCTGGACAAGAAGATAGGGCTCTCTGAGAAGATAAGCATCGGCACGTCGGTTGTCAATGATAAGGTCCGGGAAATGGATAACAAGTTCCAGGTCTCTGAGAAGACTAAATCAGCCTTTGCGGCTGCTGAGGAGAAGGTCAGTAGTGCAGGGTCCGCCATCCTTAAAAACAGGTACGTATTCACGGGGGCCTCATGGGTCGCGGGAGCCTTCAGCAAGGTTGCCAAGGCAGCCAACGATGTGGGATCAAAGACGAAGGAGAAGGTTGTCATGGCCGAGGAAGAGCATAAGAGAGACACACCAGATGATTACATGCCTCTTCATGCAACTGAGTCTCTTCACTCAACTGAGTCTCCCAGAGTTGCATCAGGCGAGCATTCGTCCAAGCCCCCACCTGCACAAGGCCTGATCCTCTGA
- the LOC131233934 gene encoding binding partner of ACD11 1 isoform X1, whose amino-acid sequence MSIRTVKVSNVSLGATEQDIKEFFSFSGDIECVEMQSGNERSQIAYVTFKDSQGAETALLLSGATIVDLSVTIAPARDYQLPPAASAPPAAMESKAAGGAESAVQKAEDVVSSMLAKGFILGKDAVNKAKAFDEKHQFTSTATAKVASLDKKIGLSEKISIGTSVVNDKVREMDNKFQVSEKTKSAFAAAEEKVSSAGSAILKNRYVFTGASWVAGAFSKVAKAANDVGSKTKEKVVMAEEEHKRDTPDDYMPLHATESLHSTESPRVASGEHSSKPPPAQGLIL is encoded by the exons ATTAGAACCGTGAAGGTCAGCAATGTTTCATTAGGTGCAACTGAGCAAGACATCAAggagttcttttctttttctggcGACATTGAATGTGTCGAAATGCAAAG TGGGAATGAGCGGTCTCAAATTGCATACGTGACCTTCAAGGATTCACAAGGGGCAGAGACTGCGCTacttctctcg GGCGCAACAATAGTTGATCTGTCTGTGACCATAGCACCAGCTCGAGATTACCAGTTGCCGCCTgctgcttcagctccacccgcT GCAATGGAAAGCAAGGCTGCAGGCGGAGCCGAGTCTGCTGTCCAGAAGGCTGAGGATGTTGTCAGCAGCATGCTTGCCAAGGGCTTTATCCTCGGCAAAGATGCTGTGAACAAAGCCAAAGCTTTCGACGAGAAGCACCAGTTCACATCCACTGCCACTGCTAAGGTTGCCTCCCTGGACAAGAAGATAGGGCTCTCTGAGAAGATAAGCATCGGCACGTCGGTTGTCAATGATAAGGTCCGGGAAATGGATAACAAGTTCCAGGTCTCTGAGAAGACTAAATCAGCCTTTGCGGCTGCTGAGGAGAAGGTCAGTAGTGCAGGGTCCGCCATCCTTAAAAACAGGTACGTATTCACGGGGGCCTCATGGGTCGCGGGAGCCTTCAGCAAGGTTGCCAAGGCAGCCAACGATGTGGGATCAAAGACGAAGGAGAAGGTTGTCATGGCCGAGGAAGAGCATAAGAGAGACACACCAGATGATTACATGCCTCTTCATGCAACTGAGTCTCTTCACTCAACTGAGTCTCCCAGAGTTGCATCAGGCGAGCATTCGTCCAAGCCCCCACCTGCACAAGGCCTGATCCTCTGA
- the LOC131233934 gene encoding binding partner of ACD11 1 isoform X2 yields the protein MQIRTVKVSNVSLGATEQDIKEFFSFSGDIECVEMQSGNERSQIAYVTFKDSQGAETALLLSGATIVDLSVTIAPARDYQLPPAASAPPAAMESKAAGGAESAVQKAEDVVSSMLAKGFILGKDAVNKAKAFDEKHQFTSTATAKVASLDKKIGLSEKISIGTSVVNDKVREMDNKFQVSEKTKSAFAAAEEKVSSAGSAILKNRYVFTGASWVAGAFSKVAKAANDVGSKTKEKVVMAEEEHKRDTPDDYMPLHATESLHSTESPRVASGEHSSKPPPAQGLIL from the exons ATGCAGATTAGAACCGTGAAGGTCAGCAATGTTTCATTAGGTGCAACTGAGCAAGACATCAAggagttcttttctttttctggcGACATTGAATGTGTCGAAATGCAAAG TGGGAATGAGCGGTCTCAAATTGCATACGTGACCTTCAAGGATTCACAAGGGGCAGAGACTGCGCTacttctctcg GGCGCAACAATAGTTGATCTGTCTGTGACCATAGCACCAGCTCGAGATTACCAGTTGCCGCCTgctgcttcagctccacccgcT GCAATGGAAAGCAAGGCTGCAGGCGGAGCCGAGTCTGCTGTCCAGAAGGCTGAGGATGTTGTCAGCAGCATGCTTGCCAAGGGCTTTATCCTCGGCAAAGATGCTGTGAACAAAGCCAAAGCTTTCGACGAGAAGCACCAGTTCACATCCACTGCCACTGCTAAGGTTGCCTCCCTGGACAAGAAGATAGGGCTCTCTGAGAAGATAAGCATCGGCACGTCGGTTGTCAATGATAAGGTCCGGGAAATGGATAACAAGTTCCAGGTCTCTGAGAAGACTAAATCAGCCTTTGCGGCTGCTGAGGAGAAGGTCAGTAGTGCAGGGTCCGCCATCCTTAAAAACAGGTACGTATTCACGGGGGCCTCATGGGTCGCGGGAGCCTTCAGCAAGGTTGCCAAGGCAGCCAACGATGTGGGATCAAAGACGAAGGAGAAGGTTGTCATGGCCGAGGAAGAGCATAAGAGAGACACACCAGATGATTACATGCCTCTTCATGCAACTGAGTCTCTTCACTCAACTGAGTCTCCCAGAGTTGCATCAGGCGAGCATTCGTCCAAGCCCCCACCTGCACAAGGCCTGATCCTCTGA